From the Aquipuribacter hungaricus genome, one window contains:
- a CDS encoding NUDIX hydrolase yields the protein MTDTPKHSVSVAGVVVDDAGRTLAIQRRDNLAWEPPGGVLELGESFEDGVAREVLEETGLAVEVGTLTGAYKNMNRGIVALVFRCRPLTAPSPSTNEAVQCRWLSAREVSELMSEAYAVRVLDALSGTTHARAHDGVDLLPAEPDPLLGPPGAELRAL from the coding sequence ATGACCGACACCCCGAAGCACTCCGTCAGCGTCGCCGGCGTGGTCGTTGACGACGCTGGACGCACCCTGGCCATCCAGCGGCGCGACAACCTGGCGTGGGAGCCGCCCGGCGGAGTCCTCGAGTTGGGGGAGTCATTCGAGGACGGCGTCGCCCGAGAGGTGCTAGAGGAGACCGGCCTCGCCGTTGAAGTAGGGACCCTCACCGGGGCCTACAAGAACATGAACCGAGGAATCGTGGCCCTCGTCTTCCGCTGCCGCCCCCTCACCGCGCCGTCCCCGTCGACCAACGAGGCCGTGCAGTGCCGCTGGCTCTCGGCGAGGGAAGTGTCGGAGCTCATGTCGGAGGCCTACGCGGTACGCGTGCTGGATGCGCTGTCCGGTACCACGCATGCGCGGGCGCACGATGGTGTGGACTTGCTGCCTGCCGAGCCGGACCCGCTCCTGGGCCCCCCTGGGGCGGAGCTCCGAGCCTTATAG
- a CDS encoding type ISP restriction/modification enzyme, translated as MTANETRLRQLLRAAPQSTEHLLTLLLDGLDWPIPDGLTWDDLQLEWEPEELHLDPEKVAKLRHISQIPQLKKDQDFGVWVLEFDGGRLPVGAIRRLVQRLVKNERARKGSGTHAQWALPDLLFFCLSEGEEHLLHVVNFREKDGKRVLSVLSWSNEPTQARIDLLVQRGVPDLVWTPPGGPRIVLSPEFGKGFHGYREGIKSAKALSARMAQVAQDVRDEVRVLHEIEIEGGPIRALFTDVRERLLGDLTPERFADVYAQTMVYGLLTARIAHPEEFKADRSISALTFDNDFLDAIYSRFRDDSDGVIDVDELGLNELAEQLASTDVDELLADFGADNQRDDPVVYFYEEFLAQYDPEQRRNLGAFYTPLPVVRFIVKTVDDALKSFGLPLGVADSTTWAKYVADHPEIKVPNRAMPDDAVVSMFDPANGTGTFLVEWLRQAKRNDEKRGEAAGLSHASACEISLASYAVSHLKVSLDISDELREKTRLPIYLGDTLGARHPHVIEGLGDPISTEGARADEVKYEWNHNVLIGNPPYDRVESMGTGGFVTSLQEGASRSLFDDIFDDARRHVIFSAHASLYNLYVYFWRWAIWKVFEENSGPAVISMITASSWLDGPGFLGLRRLAREVADDIVVVDLHGDNKGTRKDENVFDIESPVAIVTLIRRGNGDRSQPGRVHYASYRGTRAKKLQALTDMAAGKTNLETAEARADWHAPFIPASGGLDWAAYPRLIDLFPWQQPGAMVSRTWPVAPSVSMLEERWRAFVATSVPEERLKNFAPSKTGRTITTKVSGMVPLAELKPGAPHQPIVPFGMRSFDRQWTFRDPRVAKTESPSLWASLSDRQVFLTTMTTTRLGAGPAATLTTAVPDKHFFCGRGGKDAIPLYRDTVGTPNTSPATIKALSATLGTAVTGEHLFAYVFAVLAGADYTERFRDALETPGPRVPLTADAGLFARMVSLGQELIWLQTFGERFGTGEVPTAGVEWGPEPTRLPTAKFDIAFDPATETLHVADGALTGVTEAVWNFEVSGMDVVPKWLGYRMAKAVGRAASSESPLDRIRPTTWAPEWSTELTQIVAVIRRTLALIADGVALLDEIIASPLVSADDLPAVPDALRQPPKSGGADTGQDELSFDDEA; from the coding sequence ATGACCGCCAACGAGACCCGACTCCGTCAGTTGCTCAGGGCAGCACCGCAATCGACCGAGCACCTGCTCACCCTGCTCCTCGACGGTCTGGACTGGCCGATACCAGACGGCCTCACATGGGACGACCTACAGCTCGAATGGGAGCCTGAGGAACTTCACCTTGACCCGGAGAAGGTTGCGAAGCTCAGGCACATCTCCCAGATTCCTCAGCTCAAGAAAGATCAGGACTTCGGCGTTTGGGTTCTGGAGTTTGACGGGGGCCGCCTCCCGGTCGGGGCAATCCGGCGCCTGGTGCAGCGCCTCGTCAAGAACGAGCGCGCACGTAAGGGCAGCGGTACCCACGCCCAGTGGGCGCTTCCGGACCTGCTCTTCTTCTGCCTGTCAGAGGGCGAGGAGCATCTGCTTCACGTCGTGAACTTCCGCGAGAAGGACGGCAAGCGCGTCCTCAGCGTGCTGTCCTGGAGCAACGAACCCACACAAGCCCGAATCGACCTGCTCGTTCAGCGCGGGGTCCCGGACCTGGTGTGGACTCCGCCGGGCGGACCGAGGATCGTGCTTAGCCCGGAGTTCGGGAAGGGATTCCACGGCTACCGTGAGGGCATCAAGTCTGCCAAGGCGCTCTCAGCTCGTATGGCCCAGGTAGCCCAGGACGTCCGCGATGAAGTCCGCGTGCTACATGAGATTGAGATCGAGGGCGGCCCCATCCGCGCCCTCTTCACCGACGTCCGCGAGCGACTCCTCGGCGACCTCACACCGGAACGCTTCGCCGACGTTTACGCCCAAACGATGGTTTATGGGCTACTCACCGCCCGCATTGCGCACCCCGAGGAGTTCAAGGCTGACCGATCGATTTCGGCACTCACTTTCGACAACGACTTCCTCGACGCAATCTATTCGCGCTTTCGCGACGACTCCGACGGCGTGATCGACGTCGACGAGCTCGGCCTCAACGAGCTGGCGGAGCAGCTCGCAAGCACCGACGTCGATGAACTCCTCGCGGACTTCGGCGCGGACAACCAGCGTGACGACCCAGTCGTCTACTTCTACGAAGAGTTCCTGGCCCAGTACGACCCCGAGCAGCGCAGGAACCTTGGCGCCTTCTACACTCCGCTACCGGTGGTGCGCTTCATAGTAAAAACAGTTGACGACGCTCTCAAGTCATTCGGACTTCCGCTTGGCGTGGCCGACTCAACGACCTGGGCCAAGTACGTCGCCGACCACCCCGAGATCAAGGTTCCGAATCGAGCAATGCCGGACGACGCCGTCGTTTCAATGTTCGACCCCGCCAACGGGACGGGAACCTTTCTCGTCGAGTGGCTGCGCCAAGCGAAGCGCAACGACGAGAAGAGAGGTGAAGCGGCGGGGCTTTCCCACGCGTCGGCATGCGAAATCTCGCTCGCCTCGTACGCTGTGAGCCACCTCAAGGTTTCGCTCGACATCTCCGACGAACTGCGAGAGAAGACGCGTTTGCCGATCTACCTAGGCGATACGCTTGGCGCGAGGCACCCGCATGTCATTGAGGGGCTCGGCGATCCAATCAGTACCGAAGGCGCGCGCGCCGACGAGGTGAAGTACGAGTGGAACCACAACGTGCTTATCGGGAATCCCCCCTACGACCGTGTCGAGAGCATGGGCACCGGCGGCTTCGTCACGTCCCTTCAGGAAGGCGCGTCACGCTCGCTCTTTGACGACATTTTCGACGACGCCAGAAGGCACGTCATTTTTAGTGCCCATGCGAGCCTCTATAACCTCTACGTCTACTTTTGGCGCTGGGCCATCTGGAAAGTCTTCGAGGAGAACAGCGGCCCCGCTGTGATCTCGATGATCACCGCGTCGTCCTGGCTCGACGGCCCCGGCTTCCTCGGGCTGCGCCGCCTCGCTCGTGAGGTGGCCGACGACATCGTCGTCGTGGACCTTCACGGCGACAACAAGGGCACCCGCAAGGACGAGAACGTGTTCGACATCGAGTCCCCCGTTGCGATCGTCACCCTCATCCGGCGCGGCAATGGTGACCGTAGCCAGCCCGGCCGAGTTCATTACGCCAGCTACAGGGGCACGCGCGCCAAGAAGCTCCAAGCGCTCACAGACATGGCCGCTGGCAAGACGAACCTGGAGACCGCCGAAGCCCGGGCGGACTGGCACGCTCCTTTCATCCCTGCCTCCGGTGGTCTCGACTGGGCGGCCTACCCCAGATTGATCGACCTCTTTCCGTGGCAGCAGCCAGGCGCCATGGTTAGCCGTACCTGGCCAGTAGCACCGTCCGTGAGCATGTTGGAGGAGCGGTGGCGAGCCTTCGTGGCGACCAGCGTTCCGGAAGAGCGCCTGAAAAATTTCGCGCCTTCGAAGACCGGGCGAACCATCACGACCAAGGTCTCAGGCATGGTGCCCCTCGCTGAACTCAAGCCCGGAGCGCCCCACCAGCCCATCGTGCCTTTCGGAATGCGCTCCTTCGACCGGCAATGGACCTTCCGTGATCCGCGTGTCGCCAAAACCGAAAGCCCTTCCTTGTGGGCGTCTTTGTCCGACAGGCAGGTCTTCTTGACGACGATGACCACCACCCGCCTCGGCGCTGGGCCCGCGGCCACGCTTACGACGGCGGTGCCCGACAAACACTTCTTCTGCGGGCGCGGTGGTAAGGACGCTATCCCGCTCTACCGCGACACCGTGGGCACGCCCAACACGTCCCCGGCCACGATCAAGGCGCTCAGTGCGACGCTGGGGACTGCAGTGACCGGCGAGCACCTCTTCGCCTACGTCTTTGCCGTGCTCGCAGGCGCGGACTACACCGAGCGGTTCCGCGACGCCCTAGAGACTCCAGGACCCCGAGTGCCTCTAACGGCCGACGCTGGCCTGTTCGCTCGCATGGTTTCCCTCGGCCAAGAGCTGATCTGGCTCCAGACCTTCGGGGAGCGCTTCGGCACGGGCGAAGTGCCGACCGCCGGGGTTGAGTGGGGGCCAGAACCCACGCGTCTCCCCACAGCGAAATTCGATATCGCGTTCGACCCAGCTACAGAGACCTTGCACGTCGCCGACGGAGCTCTCACTGGCGTGACGGAGGCCGTCTGGAACTTCGAAGTCAGTGGCATGGACGTGGTTCCTAAGTGGCTCGGCTACCGGATGGCCAAGGCGGTCGGTCGGGCGGCGTCTAGCGAGTCCCCGCTTGACCGCATCCGCCCGACGACGTGGGCACCCGAGTGGAGCACGGAGCTCACTCAGATTGTTGCGGTGATCCGGAGGACGCTGGCGCTCATCGCGGACGGCGTCGCGCTGCTCGATGAGATCATCGCTAGTCCGCTCGTATCCGCCGACGACCTCCCGGCCGTGCCCGACGCACTTCGCCAACCACCGAAGTCGGGCGGGGCGGACACGGGCCAAGACGAGTTGTCCTTCGACGACGAGGCTTAA
- a CDS encoding DinB family protein: MTTSEPTTAQETDRERADLLESLRAHRAFLRHTVQGLTDEQARLRPVPSSELSLGGLVKHVLLTERQWVDFVLDGPAVMAATHESWAERADGFVLRRDEKLEGVLAAYAEVARRTDELVLSLPDLDAAQPLPEAPWFETGATRSARRVLVHIVGETAQHAGHADILREAVDGQKTMG, encoded by the coding sequence ATGACGACGAGCGAACCGACCACCGCCCAGGAGACCGACCGCGAGCGCGCCGACCTGCTGGAGTCGTTGCGGGCGCACCGCGCCTTCCTCCGCCACACCGTGCAGGGGCTGACCGACGAGCAGGCCCGGCTGCGGCCCGTCCCGAGCAGCGAGCTGTCGCTGGGCGGGCTCGTCAAGCACGTGCTGCTCACGGAGCGCCAGTGGGTCGACTTCGTCCTCGACGGTCCCGCGGTCATGGCGGCCACCCACGAGAGCTGGGCCGAGCGGGCCGACGGCTTCGTGCTCCGCCGGGACGAGAAGCTCGAGGGCGTCCTCGCCGCCTACGCGGAGGTGGCCCGCCGCACGGACGAGCTCGTGCTGTCGCTCCCGGACCTCGACGCGGCGCAGCCCCTGCCCGAGGCGCCGTGGTTCGAGACCGGCGCGACGCGGTCCGCCCGACGCGTCCTCGTCCACATCGTCGGCGAGACCGCCCAGCACGCCGGGCACGCGGACATCCTGCGGGAGGCGGTCGACGGGCAGAAGACGATGGGGTGA
- a CDS encoding helicase-related protein gives MATPDQFIVDNTAEDWKALQYVREWCDISSSIDIATGHFEIGAFLALDGAWQKVEKIRLLIGGETSRTTADAIAAALDTSIVLERQTGDAFLTGVDAVVESIRTGKIEIRVYKPKKFHAKAYITHSKLKVVGSAALVGSSNFTRPGLTQNVELNVKFQGPEVADLQEWYDNHWDEATRVNTELLAVLEHNAREFTPFEVYAKALHALTANVDPTDKTWEDSESVIYPMLAPYQQEGFHSLIEMSRQWNGGFLTDGVGLGKTFVGLMLTEYYAVRHRKNVLIMATKTGQDAVWNPELKERLPELFGQFSNVLVRAHTDLTTQKGADEIEHLAKRADVIIIDEAHNFRNHGKNPTEENPWGSRWWRMHEICKGKTVFLLTATPINNSLFDLVHQAELFTGVDADSHFASIGITSLRKYVVTLEKPFKSAVPDALVIADLMSKDRLFQSVIHQNSRKYAVESAKVAGGAAVVFPETQVPRVVPYDFGTLYTPLFTELQNAFSRATPLFVLPMYYPLAFSTDGNIDTRAENRQRQVVALIRTIFLKRFESSLAAFAGSCLDLSAKVLDWLDVNTKIHSEQERRLTDWRAVNEPTLQAIHDRYRSTLEEVWHEEDLTEEELNELDYNLVGGEYRLQDMIDAAFEDLDQLQRFMELILDGAGVDNKYLRLRDLLIGQAKRSTEKLDKDVFTPEFRNEPVIVFTEFADTARYIEEQLRQDGLANVDRIDGTRRNDRYEMIKRFAPFYNKVSATDRKKPEALRVLVSTDVLSEGVNLQDSGLIVNYDIHWNPVRLMQRIGRVDRRMNPAIERELVKARPASERSRGHIQVRNFLPPADIETLLTLYSRVQSKTLMISSTLGIPGGKLIDESDMYDDVKVFQAFKDEYNGEIAPIEELRLQWLNLVKHHPDLEDRVARLPEGISTAKEGDPAGVFVCRRIPVLTKAADDDAEPEWTIDRGQVEWSLRTTDRVERSLHSIDSAITAGPTTPTASFSDRTKVQASLRGLERDETKRLRKETQLPMDAPTPKTICWMEVQ, from the coding sequence GTGGCGACACCAGACCAGTTCATCGTTGACAACACCGCTGAGGACTGGAAGGCGCTTCAGTACGTCCGCGAGTGGTGCGACATTAGTTCGTCGATCGACATCGCCACTGGCCACTTTGAGATCGGCGCCTTCCTCGCCCTGGATGGCGCATGGCAGAAAGTGGAGAAGATCCGGCTGCTAATTGGCGGCGAAACCAGTCGCACGACCGCCGACGCTATCGCGGCCGCCCTGGACACATCAATCGTTCTCGAACGCCAGACCGGTGACGCCTTTCTGACCGGCGTTGACGCAGTGGTCGAGAGCATCCGTACCGGCAAAATCGAGATCAGAGTCTACAAGCCTAAGAAGTTTCACGCTAAGGCCTACATCACCCACAGCAAGCTGAAGGTCGTCGGCTCGGCCGCCCTGGTCGGCTCATCCAACTTCACTCGCCCCGGGCTCACGCAAAACGTCGAGTTGAACGTGAAGTTTCAGGGTCCCGAGGTGGCTGACCTCCAGGAGTGGTACGACAACCATTGGGACGAAGCGACCCGGGTCAACACGGAGTTGCTCGCGGTTCTGGAGCACAACGCCCGCGAGTTCACACCCTTCGAGGTGTATGCAAAGGCGCTGCACGCACTCACCGCGAACGTCGACCCGACGGACAAGACCTGGGAGGACTCCGAGTCTGTCATCTATCCGATGCTCGCGCCCTACCAGCAGGAAGGTTTTCATTCGCTCATCGAGATGTCGCGCCAGTGGAACGGGGGATTTCTGACCGATGGCGTCGGATTGGGCAAGACGTTCGTCGGCTTGATGCTGACTGAGTATTACGCGGTGAGGCACCGGAAAAATGTCCTCATTATGGCGACCAAGACCGGCCAAGACGCGGTTTGGAACCCTGAGCTGAAGGAGCGGCTTCCCGAGCTGTTCGGCCAATTTTCTAACGTGCTTGTCCGCGCGCACACTGATCTGACAACCCAAAAAGGCGCCGACGAGATCGAGCACCTGGCTAAGCGGGCCGACGTCATAATCATCGACGAGGCCCACAACTTCCGGAACCACGGCAAGAACCCGACCGAAGAGAACCCCTGGGGCTCCCGGTGGTGGCGGATGCACGAAATCTGCAAGGGGAAGACCGTCTTTCTTCTCACGGCCACACCCATCAACAACTCGCTCTTCGACCTTGTGCACCAGGCGGAGCTCTTCACCGGTGTCGACGCGGACAGCCACTTCGCAAGCATTGGCATCACCAGCCTACGCAAGTATGTCGTGACTCTGGAAAAGCCCTTCAAGTCCGCAGTTCCCGACGCCCTGGTGATCGCGGACCTCATGTCGAAGGACAGGCTGTTCCAGTCGGTCATTCACCAGAACAGTCGAAAGTACGCCGTGGAGAGCGCGAAGGTCGCTGGCGGCGCCGCGGTCGTGTTCCCCGAAACTCAGGTGCCCCGCGTGGTCCCCTATGACTTCGGCACCCTCTACACCCCCCTGTTCACCGAGTTGCAGAACGCCTTCAGTCGAGCAACTCCCCTGTTCGTGCTGCCAATGTATTACCCGCTGGCCTTCTCGACCGATGGCAATATCGACACCCGCGCGGAGAACCGTCAGCGCCAGGTGGTGGCCCTGATCCGCACCATCTTCCTCAAGCGGTTCGAGTCGAGCCTGGCTGCGTTTGCGGGTTCGTGCCTTGATCTGTCGGCCAAGGTGCTGGACTGGCTCGATGTCAACACCAAGATTCACTCTGAACAGGAGAGGCGCCTCACCGACTGGCGCGCCGTCAACGAACCGACATTGCAGGCGATCCACGATCGATATCGCTCAACTTTGGAAGAGGTTTGGCACGAAGAAGACCTTACTGAAGAGGAGCTTAATGAACTCGACTACAACCTTGTTGGAGGCGAGTACCGGCTACAGGACATGATCGACGCGGCCTTCGAGGACCTCGACCAGCTCCAACGCTTCATGGAACTGATCCTCGATGGCGCTGGGGTCGACAACAAGTATCTGCGGCTACGCGACTTGCTTATCGGCCAGGCGAAGCGCTCAACCGAGAAGCTGGACAAGGACGTCTTCACCCCAGAGTTTCGCAATGAGCCGGTGATCGTTTTCACCGAGTTCGCCGACACTGCGCGCTACATTGAAGAACAGCTGCGACAGGACGGCCTCGCGAACGTCGACAGGATTGATGGTACGCGCCGCAACGACCGCTACGAAATGATCAAGCGGTTTGCGCCCTTTTACAACAAGGTGTCTGCAACTGACCGCAAGAAGCCTGAAGCGCTCCGCGTCCTAGTTTCCACCGACGTGCTCAGCGAGGGAGTGAACCTCCAGGATAGTGGCCTCATCGTGAACTACGACATTCACTGGAACCCGGTCCGCCTGATGCAGCGCATCGGTCGAGTCGATCGTCGGATGAACCCAGCCATCGAGAGGGAGCTGGTCAAGGCGAGACCAGCGTCGGAGAGGTCACGTGGACACATTCAGGTCCGCAACTTCTTGCCACCCGCCGACATCGAGACTCTCCTCACCCTCTATAGCCGCGTGCAGAGCAAGACGCTCATGATCTCGAGCACGCTCGGCATCCCCGGCGGCAAATTAATTGATGAGTCGGACATGTACGACGACGTGAAGGTCTTCCAAGCCTTCAAGGACGAGTACAACGGCGAGATTGCCCCCATCGAGGAGCTTCGCCTCCAGTGGCTCAACCTCGTCAAACACCATCCTGACCTCGAAGACCGTGTCGCGCGGCTGCCCGAAGGCATCTCCACGGCCAAGGAAGGCGATCCCGCCGGCGTCTTCGTGTGCCGACGAATTCCGGTGCTCACCAAGGCTGCCGATGACGACGCGGAGCCCGAGTGGACCATTGATCGGGGCCAGGTCGAATGGTCCCTGCGGACGACGGACCGCGTTGAGCGATCCCTTCACTCGATCGACTCCGCGATCACCGCCGGACCGACCACCCCGACTGCATCGTTCAGCGACCGCACCAAAGTCCAGGCGTCACTACGCGGGCTAGAACGGGACGAGACCAAGCGACTGCGCAAGGAGACCCAGTTGCCGATGGATGCTCCGACCCCAAAGACGATCTGCTGGATGGAAGTGCAATGA
- a CDS encoding ATP-binding protein codes for MSVLQEIKRDPRDADHEIYDVLTDMSEFPSARLFFEVGYLAENRAARAAHGAPEPTLLVFTLGGLTLPEPDAEETNWSEDERISVPLLSLAANYASRRVYGRRMGERKVVVIDEAHALRRTPAGRALVERFARDSRKWNTRVLAASQKPSDLLSLEAGGLIDECVIGGIEDPAGAAGALQLARIPTGLGYERAVATLALGGLRPNVGRGRTGARDFILRDADGYTERVRWDLGHLQHVLDALDTTAVGNPTTAPTEAQLVEQRTGRRALHTVEAAPTVDLRPAVAVTELDADADAVDWSIA; via the coding sequence ATGAGCGTGCTGCAGGAGATCAAGCGCGACCCCCGCGACGCGGACCACGAGATCTACGACGTCCTCACCGACATGTCCGAGTTCCCCTCAGCCCGACTGTTCTTCGAGGTCGGCTACCTCGCCGAGAACCGCGCCGCCCGCGCTGCCCACGGCGCACCTGAGCCGACGCTGCTGGTTTTCACCCTCGGCGGGCTCACCCTCCCGGAGCCGGACGCGGAGGAGACGAACTGGAGCGAGGACGAACGGATCAGCGTCCCCCTGCTCAGCCTCGCCGCCAACTACGCCTCCCGACGGGTCTACGGCCGACGCATGGGCGAACGGAAGGTCGTCGTCATCGACGAGGCCCACGCCCTGCGCCGCACCCCCGCCGGCCGCGCCCTGGTCGAACGATTTGCCCGCGACTCGCGCAAGTGGAACACCCGCGTCCTCGCCGCCTCCCAGAAGCCCAGCGACCTGCTCAGCCTCGAGGCCGGCGGCCTCATCGACGAGTGCGTCATCGGCGGCATCGAAGACCCCGCCGGAGCCGCCGGCGCGCTCCAGCTCGCCCGCATCCCCACCGGCCTCGGCTACGAACGCGCCGTCGCCACCCTCGCCCTCGGCGGACTCCGCCCGAACGTCGGCCGCGGCCGCACCGGGGCGCGTGACTTCATCCTGCGTGACGCCGACGGCTACACCGAACGTGTCCGCTGGGACCTCGGCCACCTCCAGCACGTCCTCGACGCCCTCGACACCACCGCCGTCGGCAACCCCACCACCGCACCCACAGAAGCCCAGCTCGTCGAGCAGCGCACCGGCAGGCGGGCCCTGCACACCGTCGAGGCCGCGCCCACCGTGGACCTGCGCCCTGCCGTCGCCGTTACGGAGTTGGACGCCGACGCCGACGCCGTGGACTGGAGCATCGCGTGA
- a CDS encoding C40 family peptidase — MWEALALRAAGAVPWKKLVAVALAVPLLLGLSVGSALMSSTLEEEATDVRGECTVTINPTGLSIAGLDQTQLQHAATIVEVGRQKGIPEQGIRVALAVAAQESKFRNYANDGTGQLRPDQRDVSRSLNYPHDAVGRDHGSVNVFQQQYPWWGTLDELMDPSYAAGKFYDTLVQVPGWQQMPLTIAAQKVQRSAFPNAYARWEPLAGEIFTALSSTTVPAAQPPSPAASPDPEPRGVQPAAGAAVDPCATRAIPADFAALPGEDVGQVAVNAAAQWIGTPYSWGGGTISGPSEGFAQGAGIVGFDCSGLILHAWYQAAGIRLPHSSVAIEAMGTRVDPSQAQAGDVLSFAIGGSRVSHDGLFDGRGGMVHAPRTGKTVEYVPDVLNHPYWSTVLVSVTRPPLPADDGASAGASRLPAERPTVAS; from the coding sequence ATGTGGGAAGCCCTCGCGCTTCGCGCCGCCGGTGCCGTGCCGTGGAAGAAGCTCGTCGCGGTGGCCCTGGCCGTCCCGCTGCTGCTCGGCCTTAGCGTCGGCTCCGCGCTCATGAGCTCCACGCTCGAGGAAGAGGCCACCGACGTCCGAGGCGAATGCACTGTCACCATCAACCCGACCGGGCTCTCCATCGCCGGCCTCGACCAGACCCAGCTCCAGCACGCCGCCACAATCGTGGAGGTCGGCCGGCAGAAGGGCATACCCGAGCAGGGCATCCGCGTCGCCTTGGCTGTCGCCGCGCAGGAGTCCAAGTTCCGTAACTACGCCAACGACGGCACCGGCCAGCTCCGCCCCGACCAGCGCGACGTCTCGCGCTCCCTGAACTACCCTCACGACGCCGTCGGCCGCGACCACGGCAGCGTCAACGTCTTTCAGCAGCAGTACCCCTGGTGGGGCACCCTCGACGAGCTGATGGACCCCAGCTACGCCGCCGGCAAGTTCTACGACACCCTCGTCCAGGTCCCCGGCTGGCAGCAGATGCCCCTCACCATCGCCGCGCAGAAGGTGCAGCGCTCCGCCTTCCCCAACGCCTACGCCCGCTGGGAGCCGCTGGCGGGCGAGATCTTCACCGCGCTGAGCAGTACCACCGTCCCGGCCGCGCAGCCTCCCAGCCCGGCTGCGTCTCCGGACCCGGAGCCCCGCGGTGTCCAGCCAGCTGCTGGCGCTGCCGTGGACCCGTGTGCGACTCGCGCCATCCCGGCCGACTTCGCCGCGCTACCCGGGGAGGACGTCGGTCAGGTGGCCGTCAACGCGGCTGCGCAGTGGATCGGCACGCCCTACTCCTGGGGAGGGGGCACGATCTCCGGTCCCTCGGAGGGCTTCGCCCAGGGCGCAGGGATCGTCGGCTTCGACTGCTCCGGACTCATCCTGCACGCCTGGTATCAGGCCGCCGGCATTCGTCTGCCGCACAGCTCCGTCGCCATCGAGGCCATGGGCACGCGCGTCGACCCGTCCCAGGCTCAAGCGGGTGACGTGCTGTCCTTCGCCATCGGGGGCAGCCGGGTCAGCCACGACGGCCTCTTCGACGGCCGCGGCGGCATGGTCCACGCACCTCGCACCGGCAAGACCGTCGAGTACGTACCCGACGTGCTCAACCACCCGTACTGGTCAACCGTCCTTGTCAGCGTCACGCGCCCACCGCTCCCCGCCGACGACGGTGCATCAGCCGGGGCTTCGCGACTGCCCGCCGAGCGTCCTACGGTCGCCTCATGA
- a CDS encoding PD-(D/E)XK nuclease family protein → MQAVSSLDQTIIGLVPSLSRSLAAQFNVFRVMRHGTHEKQLSNVFAWLLDADATHELGDRGQRIFLELVNNSSPIGTALPTSGYTVTQEVNTLGPQLPGKDIADIVLTGPDACVVIENYGTSDGHDHDYYSYLEHGRLRAKNAVVVLLCARHEPHLQTAGWDEATVVTYGDLLSGLQSAVHDDRGWKRNHPQQHSSLDQLFQHFLKGPAALDLDDRIAFLTTMCETGESARYGYRPQDVAAQEFAELVAQHARRQFDEGRQALSELKRSLKTFAQTTLSDQLSERVSSGRVVKVEARFSGQWEWGVALRRADSSPTLFIVFGPTVVAENALVPVPLEAPDFKKLFVVRQAPTGSGLDCILQTEVLLTEVFDGLPREDVRLRDALLELIALD, encoded by the coding sequence ATGCAGGCCGTGAGCTCGCTGGATCAGACCATCATCGGCCTCGTGCCGTCGTTGTCAAGGAGCCTTGCGGCCCAGTTCAACGTGTTTCGCGTCATGCGCCACGGCACCCACGAGAAGCAGTTGTCGAACGTCTTCGCCTGGCTCCTGGACGCCGACGCGACGCATGAGCTGGGGGACCGCGGCCAGCGCATCTTTCTCGAGTTGGTCAACAACTCCTCACCCATCGGAACGGCGCTCCCGACCTCGGGCTACACAGTCACTCAGGAGGTCAACACCCTCGGGCCACAGTTGCCGGGCAAGGACATCGCCGACATCGTGCTGACCGGTCCGGACGCGTGTGTGGTGATCGAGAACTACGGCACGTCTGACGGCCACGACCACGACTACTACAGCTACCTGGAGCACGGGAGACTTCGTGCTAAGAACGCCGTGGTCGTCCTTCTCTGCGCGAGGCACGAACCCCACCTGCAAACGGCGGGCTGGGACGAGGCGACAGTCGTCACCTACGGCGATCTGCTGAGTGGACTCCAGAGCGCGGTTCATGATGACCGCGGGTGGAAGCGCAACCATCCGCAGCAGCACTCTTCCCTTGACCAGTTGTTCCAGCACTTCCTGAAAGGGCCCGCTGCCTTGGACCTCGACGACCGTATCGCCTTCCTCACCACCATGTGCGAGACCGGGGAGTCCGCGCGCTACGGCTATCGGCCGCAGGACGTTGCCGCGCAGGAGTTCGCGGAGCTCGTAGCACAGCACGCCAGGCGGCAGTTCGACGAGGGGCGCCAGGCCCTCTCGGAACTCAAGCGCTCGTTGAAGACTTTCGCTCAGACGACCCTCTCCGACCAGCTGAGCGAACGCGTGTCCTCGGGTCGCGTGGTCAAGGTCGAAGCGCGCTTCTCCGGCCAGTGGGAGTGGGGGGTAGCCCTGCGGCGCGCTGATTCCTCTCCGACCCTTTTCATCGTGTTCGGTCCTACCGTCGTCGCCGAGAACGCGCTCGTCCCCGTGCCCCTGGAGGCGCCGGACTTCAAGAAGTTGTTCGTCGTTCGGCAGGCACCCACCGGTAGCGGCCTCGACTGCATCCTTCAGACAGAGGTGCTCCTCACCGAGGTCTTTGACGGACTGCCGCGTGAGGACGTGCGGCTGCGCGACGCGCTCCTCGAGCTCATCGCCCTGGACTGA